The following are encoded in a window of Coriobacteriia bacterium genomic DNA:
- a CDS encoding cytidine/deoxycytidylate deaminase family protein: MPRPSWDEYFMAIAEQVSGRSTCLRRATGAVLVKDKRILATGYNGVPKGLAHCDEVGCLREQRNIPSGSHHELCRGIHAEQNAVIQAAKHGIAMDGSIAYCTHQPCVLCAKILLNAGVVDIVFSEPYPDPLSEELLAEAGVVPRRLEIARDASL, translated from the coding sequence ATGCCACGCCCTTCGTGGGACGAGTACTTCATGGCCATAGCCGAGCAGGTCTCGGGTCGCTCGACGTGCCTTCGGCGCGCAACCGGAGCCGTGCTCGTGAAGGACAAGCGAATCCTCGCGACCGGGTATAACGGCGTCCCCAAGGGGCTCGCTCACTGCGACGAGGTCGGCTGTCTTCGTGAGCAGCGCAACATCCCGTCCGGTTCGCATCACGAGCTGTGCCGGGGTATCCACGCCGAACAGAACGCCGTGATCCAGGCGGCCAAGCACGGCATCGCGATGGACGGATCCATCGCCTACTGCACCCACCAACCATGCGTGCTGTGCGCCAAGATCCTGCTCAATGCGGGCGTCGTCGACATCGTGTTCAGCGAGCCCTATCCCGACCCGTTGTCCGAGGAGCTGCTCGCAGAGGCCGGCGTGGTTCCGAGGCGTCTTGAGATCGCCCGGGACGCTTCACTGTGA
- a CDS encoding MraY family glycosyltransferase, producing MSAGHYALLLAVAAAVTLATTPLVRRFGISIGAVATPGGRNVHEGLIPRIGGLAIFIGVFAALGVQWLGEARFGWDSHLLQGGGSVRTLGVIAGLTLMFAVGFIDDFVSLKPGAKLLGQIMAASVVVWAGLRIAYVGNPVSGGLIMLGILSVPVTVLYLIGFANVINLIDGLDGLAAGVTAIAATSLLILAIQGNRLDAAVLAAAVIGACIGFLRYNFHPASIFMGDSGAMFLGFTLAVISLLGVMKTTATIALAVPLLIIGVPIFDTSSAIIRRITHKRPIAEADRGHIHHRLLGRGFDQRQTVIIIYIWSAALAVAAYAVRYSPGSLRVITLLALFSVTAFMAHWLGLFEAAHHHDDPKDS from the coding sequence GTGAGCGCCGGCCACTACGCGCTGCTTCTTGCGGTGGCAGCCGCGGTCACCCTCGCCACGACGCCGCTCGTGAGGCGATTCGGTATCTCGATCGGGGCGGTCGCTACTCCCGGCGGACGCAATGTGCACGAGGGGCTCATCCCGCGCATAGGGGGGCTGGCCATCTTCATAGGCGTGTTCGCGGCGCTCGGGGTCCAGTGGCTTGGCGAGGCGCGATTCGGATGGGACAGCCACCTGCTGCAGGGTGGTGGCTCCGTGCGCACGTTGGGTGTCATCGCGGGGCTGACGCTCATGTTCGCCGTGGGGTTCATCGATGACTTCGTGAGCCTCAAACCCGGGGCGAAACTGCTCGGCCAGATCATGGCGGCGTCGGTCGTCGTCTGGGCGGGTCTGCGCATCGCCTACGTGGGAAACCCGGTGTCCGGTGGCCTCATCATGCTCGGCATCCTGTCCGTACCCGTGACCGTGCTCTACCTCATCGGTTTCGCGAACGTGATCAACCTGATCGACGGACTGGACGGGCTCGCCGCGGGCGTCACGGCTATCGCCGCCACGAGCCTGCTCATACTGGCCATTCAGGGCAACCGGCTCGACGCCGCCGTCTTGGCGGCGGCGGTCATCGGCGCCTGCATCGGCTTCCTGCGCTACAACTTCCACCCGGCTTCCATCTTCATGGGCGACTCCGGCGCCATGTTTCTCGGTTTCACCCTGGCGGTGATATCCCTGCTCGGCGTGATGAAGACCACCGCCACGATCGCGCTTGCGGTGCCGCTCCTGATCATCGGGGTGCCGATCTTTGACACGTCTTCGGCGATCATTCGGCGCATCACGCACAAGAGGCCCATCGCCGAGGCCGATCGCGGACACATCCACCACCGTCTGCTTGGTCGGGGATTCGACCAGCGTCAGACGGTCATCATCATCTACATCTGGTCGGCCGCACTCGCGGTGGCCGCCTATGCGGTTCGGTACTCGCCCGGCTCGCTGCGGGTCATCACGCTGCTCGCCCTGTTCTCGGTGACCGCATTCATGGCGCACTGGCTGGGCCTCTTCGAGGCCGCTCATCATCACGACGATCCCAAGGACTCTTAG
- the atpB gene encoding F0F1 ATP synthase subunit A, with amino-acid sequence MEMLPEKLEELIHELAVLPYDDMHAASASVQPWELTNYVVWGIVALVVIVTLFVIVANREKKQIVLAGGDVGSLAPANRLVGMLESGVEFIRNMAIDVIGQKDGPKYVPLLGTFFFLILTSNMLGLIPGGKAIGGAMGGATALALISWLAFVWVGFTKNGFMGYMKSLIPSGVREMPLAARIGLGGFIFLLEFLSTFIIRPLTLSVRLFANLYAGHIILGVFSTFVVIFTQKIGVGGLAVGSVSLLFLVIMYAFELFVAFIQAYVFTILTAVYIQSSVHASEH; translated from the coding sequence ATGGAAATGCTGCCGGAGAAACTCGAAGAGCTCATACACGAGCTAGCTGTGCTTCCGTACGACGACATGCACGCCGCCAGCGCCAGCGTTCAGCCCTGGGAACTCACGAACTACGTGGTTTGGGGAATCGTCGCGCTCGTGGTCATCGTCACGCTGTTCGTCATCGTGGCGAATCGGGAGAAGAAACAGATCGTGCTTGCGGGCGGTGACGTCGGCTCATTGGCGCCGGCGAACCGACTGGTCGGAATGCTCGAATCGGGTGTCGAGTTCATCCGCAACATGGCAATCGATGTCATCGGCCAGAAGGATGGCCCGAAGTACGTGCCGCTGCTCGGCACCTTCTTCTTCCTCATCCTCACGTCGAACATGCTCGGACTTATCCCCGGAGGAAAGGCGATCGGCGGCGCGATGGGCGGGGCAACGGCTCTCGCGCTCATCAGCTGGCTCGCCTTCGTGTGGGTCGGCTTCACCAAGAACGGCTTCATGGGCTACATGAAGAGCCTGATTCCGTCAGGCGTTCGCGAGATGCCGCTTGCGGCGCGCATCGGCCTGGGTGGCTTCATCTTCTTGCTCGAGTTCCTGTCGACCTTCATCATCCGACCGCTCACGCTGTCGGTCCGACTCTTTGCCAACCTATACGCCGGACATATCATCCTCGGTGTCTTCTCGACGTTCGTGGTGATCTTCACGCAAAAGATCGGGGTCGGCGGGCTTGCGGTAGGCAGCGTGTCGCTCCTCTTCCTGGTCATCATGTATGCGTTCGAGTTGTTCGTCGCCTTCATTCAGGCGTATGTGTTCACGATTCTGACTGCGGTCTACATCCAGAGTTCGGTTCACGCATCAGAGCACTAG
- the atpE gene encoding ATP synthase F0 subunit C yields the protein MEEIIAGQAGLVAVGKGLAYGLAAVGAGIGIGIIAGKSVEAMGRQPEMAGKIQTTMFIGVAFTEALALLAFVLTFLMG from the coding sequence GTGGAAGAGATTATCGCCGGACAAGCAGGTCTCGTCGCCGTCGGTAAGGGTCTGGCCTACGGTCTCGCGGCGGTTGGAGCGGGTATCGGTATCGGCATCATCGCCGGCAAGTCAGTCGAGGCCATGGGTCGCCAGCCTGAGATGGCCGGAAAGATCCAGACCACGATGTTCATCGGTGTGGCATTCACCGAGGCACTCGCACTGCTCGCCTTCGTCCTCACGTTCCTTATGGGCTAA
- the atpF gene encoding F0F1 ATP synthase subunit B: MYELLFPAAAFAAEGGGEGMVATLGSVYPNPATIWPTWVAFIILFALLYKFAFPAIFGMLDARADRIRESLEKAEETKIEAERLLEDYKKQMAEARGEAAKVIEQGRKVADSMKEEIIAKANEEATLLIAKAHEAMEAEKRAAIAELQGEVAQLSVAVAGKLIGEKLSADDHARLIEQYVAEVGGLNDN, from the coding sequence GTGTACGAACTGCTGTTTCCGGCGGCCGCCTTTGCCGCTGAAGGTGGAGGCGAAGGGATGGTGGCCACACTCGGTTCGGTCTACCCGAACCCGGCCACGATATGGCCGACGTGGGTCGCGTTCATAATCCTGTTCGCGCTGCTCTACAAGTTCGCGTTTCCCGCGATCTTCGGCATGCTCGACGCTCGAGCCGACCGCATCCGTGAGTCTCTTGAGAAGGCTGAAGAGACCAAGATCGAGGCGGAGCGTCTGCTCGAGGACTACAAGAAGCAGATGGCCGAGGCTCGCGGCGAAGCGGCCAAGGTCATCGAGCAGGGTCGCAAGGTCGCCGACTCGATGAAGGAAGAGATCATCGCGAAGGCCAACGAAGAGGCCACCCTGCTCATAGCCAAGGCCCATGAGGCCATGGAAGCTGAGAAGCGTGCCGCGATCGCCGAGCTCCAGGGCGAGGTCGCCCAGCTCTCTGTCGCTGTCGCGGGCAAGCTGATCGGCGAGAAGCTCTCCGCCGACGACCACGCTCGTCTCATCGAGCAGTACGTCGCAGAGGTGGGCGGGCTGAATGACAACTAG
- the atpH gene encoding ATP synthase F1 subunit delta gives MTTSESIGTYARVLFELASAADAVDAVGAGMQTIVDTVVGSVELRDALADESITPEKKRGIVSDVFSGSVAPEAVAIAAVAIERGLGGSLGAIFARFGEIAEAQRGIVVAEVTTAIPLTDALRASLTEKLAAALGRPVALRERVDEAILGGIRINVAGRVLDGSLSSQLDAMRATLSNASQGGEA, from the coding sequence ATGACAACTAGCGAGAGCATCGGGACCTACGCCAGGGTCCTCTTCGAGCTCGCCAGCGCTGCCGATGCAGTCGACGCCGTAGGCGCCGGTATGCAGACGATCGTTGATACGGTCGTGGGCAGCGTTGAGCTGCGGGATGCGCTCGCCGACGAGTCCATCACGCCCGAGAAGAAGCGCGGCATCGTGAGCGACGTCTTCTCCGGGTCGGTGGCACCAGAGGCAGTCGCAATCGCTGCCGTAGCGATAGAGCGGGGCCTTGGCGGGTCACTGGGCGCGATCTTTGCGCGCTTCGGCGAGATCGCTGAAGCGCAGCGTGGCATCGTCGTCGCGGAAGTGACCACGGCCATACCGCTCACCGACGCGCTTCGCGCGTCGCTCACCGAGAAGCTCGCCGCAGCTCTCGGCCGCCCCGTCGCGCTGCGAGAGCGCGTTGACGAGGCGATTCTCGGTGGTATCCGCATCAACGTCGCCGGGCGCGTGCTCGACGGGAGCCTGTCCTCACAGCTCGACGCGATGCGCGCCACGCTTTCGAACGCATCGCAGGGAGGTGAGGCGTAA
- the atpA gene encoding F0F1 ATP synthase subunit alpha → MTQISASSINEVLKRQLESFKPEVDVREVGTVMQLGDGIARCDGLKGAMAGELLEFVGEGGHSVLGMALNLDEEEVGAVIMGEYSAIKENDTVRTTGRVVEVPSGPALLGRIVNPLGQPLDGKGAIQAEGYRPVEFRAPGVIERKPVHEPMQTGIMAIDAMIPVGRGQRELIIGDRQTGKTAVAVDTIINQKGKGVICVYVAIGQKASTVAGLVQTLEQYGAMEYTIIVAANASDPAPMQYIAPMGGCAMGEYFMYNGADGQPASESNPGRHVLCIYDDLSKQAVAYRQMSLTLRRPPGREAYPGDVFYLHSRLLERAVKLSDANGAGSLTALPVIETQAGDVSAYIPTNVISITDGQMFLQSDLFYQGVRPAINVGISVSRVGGNAQIKAMKQVAGSMRLDLAQYRELAAFAQFGSDLDKSTQQTLARGARLVELLKQGQYAPYTVERQVMAIFSGSKGFLDDLPVENVQAFRDGFLEFVESAYPEIGKAIASEKVLSDETAENLSKALTEYKAQFTAEG, encoded by the coding sequence GTGACTCAGATCAGCGCAAGCTCCATCAACGAGGTGCTCAAGCGGCAGCTCGAGTCTTTCAAGCCCGAGGTCGACGTCCGCGAGGTGGGAACCGTCATGCAGCTCGGTGACGGTATCGCTCGCTGTGACGGCCTGAAGGGCGCCATGGCCGGCGAGCTCCTCGAGTTCGTGGGCGAGGGAGGCCATTCCGTGTTGGGCATGGCTCTCAACCTCGATGAGGAAGAAGTCGGCGCGGTCATCATGGGCGAGTACTCGGCCATCAAGGAGAACGACACGGTCCGCACGACGGGACGCGTCGTGGAGGTACCCTCGGGTCCCGCGCTCCTCGGCCGAATCGTCAACCCGCTGGGACAGCCGCTCGATGGCAAGGGTGCCATTCAGGCTGAAGGGTATCGCCCCGTCGAGTTCCGTGCGCCCGGAGTCATCGAGCGCAAGCCGGTCCACGAGCCCATGCAGACGGGCATCATGGCCATCGACGCGATGATTCCTGTCGGTCGCGGCCAGCGTGAGCTCATCATCGGCGACCGCCAGACCGGCAAGACCGCCGTCGCGGTCGACACGATCATCAACCAGAAGGGCAAGGGCGTCATCTGCGTGTACGTCGCGATCGGGCAGAAGGCCTCGACCGTCGCCGGACTCGTGCAGACGCTGGAGCAGTACGGCGCGATGGAGTACACCATCATCGTCGCCGCCAACGCTTCGGACCCGGCTCCGATGCAGTACATCGCTCCCATGGGCGGATGTGCCATGGGCGAGTACTTCATGTACAACGGTGCCGACGGCCAGCCGGCCAGCGAGTCCAACCCGGGCCGCCACGTCCTGTGCATCTACGACGACCTCTCCAAGCAGGCTGTCGCCTACCGCCAGATGTCTCTGACGCTGCGCCGCCCGCCGGGCCGCGAAGCTTATCCCGGCGACGTCTTCTACCTGCACAGCCGTCTACTGGAGCGCGCAGTCAAGCTCTCTGACGCCAACGGCGCCGGGTCGCTCACGGCGCTGCCGGTCATCGAGACGCAGGCCGGCGACGTGTCGGCCTACATCCCGACCAACGTCATCTCCATCACCGATGGTCAGATGTTCCTGCAGTCCGACCTGTTCTACCAGGGAGTTCGTCCCGCCATCAACGTGGGTATCTCGGTCTCTCGAGTCGGTGGAAACGCGCAGATCAAGGCGATGAAGCAGGTCGCAGGCTCGATGCGACTCGACCTCGCGCAGTACCGCGAGCTCGCGGCGTTCGCGCAGTTCGGAAGCGACCTGGACAAGTCGACCCAGCAGACGCTGGCCCGTGGTGCTCGCCTCGTCGAGCTGCTCAAGCAGGGGCAGTACGCCCCGTACACGGTCGAGCGTCAGGTCATGGCGATCTTCTCCGGCTCAAAGGGCTTCCTCGATGATCTGCCTGTTGAGAACGTTCAGGCCTTCAGGGACGGTTTCCTGGAGTTCGTCGAAAGCGCGTATCCCGAGATCGGCAAGGCCATCGCCTCTGAGAAGGTCCTCTCCGACGAGACCGCTGAGAACCTCAGCAAAGCGCTCACGGAGTACAAGGCCCAGTTCACGGCCGAAGGCTAG
- the atpG gene encoding ATP synthase F1 subunit gamma yields the protein MANLRDIKKRITSVNSTRQITRTMEMVSTAKIKKAQERIEAARPYALAMMELLGNVTRYASGAQHPLLEIREERRRVVAISVTSDRGLAGAFNSNILKLTEEYLRDAAASGSQVDLVTVGKKAASYFLYRGVTPIAQYRDISSKPTFADAKAIANQVIRAYSDAEIDEVVVLFNRFVNVADQSPELHKLLPISSTVLEDAAEKSDVSAEYLFEPGPEDVLGDLLPSYVEALIFRALMESAAAEHGARRKAMKSATDNASEMIVTLTRTYNRARQAAITTEISEIIGGAAALED from the coding sequence ATGGCGAACCTTCGAGACATCAAGAAGCGGATCACGAGCGTCAACAGCACGCGGCAGATCACGCGGACGATGGAAATGGTCTCGACGGCCAAGATCAAGAAGGCGCAGGAGCGCATCGAGGCGGCGCGTCCGTACGCGCTCGCTATGATGGAGCTGCTCGGCAACGTGACTCGATACGCAAGCGGTGCGCAGCACCCGTTGCTCGAGATTCGTGAAGAGCGACGCCGCGTAGTGGCCATCTCGGTCACATCCGACCGTGGACTGGCCGGCGCCTTCAACAGCAACATCCTGAAGCTCACCGAAGAGTATCTGCGCGATGCAGCAGCATCGGGCAGCCAGGTCGATCTGGTCACCGTCGGCAAGAAGGCGGCGTCATACTTCCTCTATCGAGGAGTCACGCCGATCGCGCAGTACCGCGATATCTCCAGCAAGCCGACGTTCGCCGATGCAAAGGCCATCGCGAACCAGGTCATCCGGGCCTACTCGGATGCCGAGATCGACGAGGTCGTCGTGCTCTTCAACCGGTTCGTGAACGTCGCGGACCAGTCACCCGAGCTTCACAAGCTGCTGCCGATCTCGAGCACCGTGCTCGAGGACGCGGCGGAAAAGTCGGATGTTTCGGCGGAGTACCTCTTCGAGCCCGGGCCTGAAGATGTCTTGGGCGACCTGCTCCCGTCGTATGTCGAGGCTCTCATCTTCCGCGCCCTCATGGAGTCTGCAGCCGCCGAGCACGGTGCGCGCCGCAAGGCCATGAAGTCGGCTACCGACAACGCATCGGAGATGATCGTGACACTTACCCGGACCTATAACCGGGCACGCCAGGCGGCGATCACCACCGAGATCTCCGAGATCATCGGCGGCGCAGCCGCACTGGAGGATTAG
- the atpD gene encoding F0F1 ATP synthase subunit beta — MATNVKDASMNVGRIVRVVGPVMDVEFPADAIPAIFNALKVEADTPIGHVSIIAEVQAHLPGNQVRAVAMSSTDGLQRGLEAIDTGAAIQMPVGPSTLGRILNVIGEPVDGKPAPDAEAYYPIHRQAPEYEELEPTTEIFETGIKVIDLLEPYIKGGKTGLFGGAGVGKTVVIMELINNLALAHGGTSVFCGVGERTREGTDLFLEMSESGVINKTVLVYGQMNEPPGARLRVGLAGLTAAEYFRDQGQDVLFFVDNIFRFTQAGSEVSALLGRMPSAVGYQPTLATEMGELQERITSTKTGSITSVQAIYVPADDLTDPAPATAFTHLDATTVLSRAISELGIYPAVDPLESTSRALSADVVGEEHYRVARGVQAILQRYKDLQDIIAILGMDELSEEDKLTVARARKVQQFLSQPFFVAEQFTGMAGKYVKLEDTIRGFGEIIAGTHDDVPEQAFRYVGTLEEALEAAEKMKATA; from the coding sequence ATGGCAACGAACGTAAAGGACGCATCTATGAACGTGGGACGTATCGTTCGCGTGGTCGGTCCGGTCATGGACGTCGAGTTCCCGGCGGACGCGATCCCCGCGATCTTCAACGCGCTCAAAGTCGAAGCCGACACCCCTATCGGACATGTGAGCATCATCGCCGAAGTGCAGGCACACCTGCCCGGCAACCAGGTGCGCGCGGTCGCGATGTCGTCGACGGACGGCCTTCAGCGTGGCCTTGAGGCCATCGACACCGGAGCGGCTATTCAGATGCCGGTCGGTCCGTCGACGCTCGGTCGCATCCTCAACGTCATCGGTGAGCCGGTGGACGGTAAGCCGGCGCCTGACGCTGAGGCGTACTACCCGATTCACCGCCAGGCCCCCGAGTACGAGGAGCTTGAGCCTACGACGGAGATCTTCGAGACCGGCATCAAGGTCATCGACCTCCTCGAGCCCTACATCAAGGGCGGCAAGACCGGACTGTTCGGTGGCGCGGGTGTCGGCAAGACCGTCGTCATCATGGAGCTCATCAACAACCTCGCCCTGGCGCACGGCGGTACCTCGGTGTTCTGCGGGGTCGGCGAGCGCACCCGCGAGGGAACAGACCTGTTCCTGGAGATGAGCGAGTCCGGCGTCATCAACAAGACGGTGCTCGTCTACGGCCAGATGAACGAGCCTCCCGGAGCGCGCCTGCGCGTCGGCCTGGCCGGTCTGACCGCCGCGGAGTACTTCCGCGATCAGGGGCAGGACGTGCTGTTCTTCGTGGACAACATCTTCCGCTTCACGCAGGCGGGTTCAGAGGTGTCCGCGCTGCTCGGCCGCATGCCGTCCGCCGTCGGTTACCAGCCGACGCTGGCAACCGAGATGGGCGAGCTCCAGGAGCGCATCACGTCGACCAAGACGGGCTCCATCACGTCGGTTCAGGCCATCTACGTGCCGGCCGACGACCTGACCGACCCCGCGCCGGCCACGGCATTCACGCACCTCGATGCCACGACGGTTCTCTCGCGTGCGATCTCTGAGCTCGGCATCTACCCCGCCGTCGACCCGCTCGAGTCCACCTCGCGTGCGCTTTCGGCCGACGTGGTTGGCGAGGAGCACTACCGCGTGGCTCGTGGCGTGCAGGCCATCCTCCAGCGCTACAAGGACCTGCAAGACATCATCGCCATCCTCGGCATGGATGAGCTCTCCGAAGAGGACAAGCTCACGGTGGCGCGGGCGCGCAAGGTGCAGCAGTTCTTGTCGCAACCGTTCTTCGTCGCGGAGCAGTTCACCGGCATGGCGGGCAAGTACGTCAAGCTCGAGGACACCATCCGCGGCTTCGGTGAGATCATCGCCGGTACGCACGATGACGTGCCCGAGCAGGCGTTTCGCTACGTAGGCACCCTCGAGGAGGCCCTCGAGGCAGCCGAGAAGATGAAGGCGACGGCGTAG
- the atpC gene encoding ATP synthase F1 subunit epsilon: protein MARTLLCEIVTPESIVYNAEVQMVVAMTSMGEVGILPLHSPLVTVLALGELRLKIGAAAADWEYFAISGGYMQVHEDKVIVLADDAVAVSQIDGDRAAESRERVRDQMAQLPPDATDEIAQCERDLMWCEMQLEAAGKRRS, encoded by the coding sequence ATGGCCAGAACCCTACTGTGTGAGATCGTCACTCCTGAGAGCATCGTCTACAACGCTGAGGTCCAGATGGTCGTCGCTATGACGAGCATGGGTGAAGTCGGCATCTTGCCGCTGCACTCTCCTCTGGTGACGGTGCTGGCGCTTGGTGAGTTGCGACTCAAGATCGGTGCGGCCGCTGCGGACTGGGAGTACTTTGCCATCTCCGGTGGCTACATGCAGGTGCATGAGGACAAGGTCATCGTGCTTGCCGACGATGCTGTGGCCGTGTCGCAGATCGATGGCGACCGAGCGGCTGAGTCGCGCGAGCGCGTGCGGGATCAGATGGCGCAGCTGCCGCCGGATGCCACTGACGAGATCGCTCAGTGCGAGCGCGATCTGATGTGGTGCGAGATGCAGCTGGAAGCAGCGGGCAAGCGCCGCTCGTAG
- the murA gene encoding UDP-N-acetylglucosamine 1-carboxyvinyltransferase, whose protein sequence is MESIIVCGGRRLSGEVAVEGAKNSALKLMAASLMVDGVTRLTNVPEISDVDIMAEVLVRLGASVERSDHALQIDATTLTSHEAPYELVAMMRASTAVLGPLLARLGLARVALPGGCNIGSRKIDMHMHGLEALGVVMELAHGYISASVPETGLQGAHTILDFPSVGATENLLMAAVTASGTTIIENAAREPEIGDLADFLVSMGARITGIGSSVLTVEGVDVLSPVEHRVVGDRIEAGTFLVAGAMTGGPVTVTGFDPAHLEIVLRKLVECGCDLDVGVDRVTVSRTGPVRSVEVQTLPFPGFPTDMQAQFMAMLTVAQGGAIITENVFENRFMCAGELGRMGADIRIEGHHALVKGVDELSGAPVKSTDLRGGAALVLAGLIAQGETVVTEIEHIDRGYERFCDKLAALGANIMRRSDVTDFDGAC, encoded by the coding sequence ATGGAATCTATCATCGTGTGCGGCGGACGGCGGCTGAGCGGAGAGGTCGCCGTCGAAGGGGCGAAGAACTCCGCCCTCAAACTCATGGCTGCGTCTCTCATGGTCGACGGGGTCACCCGGCTCACCAACGTACCCGAGATCTCGGACGTGGACATAATGGCGGAGGTCCTTGTGCGCCTGGGTGCCTCCGTCGAGCGCTCTGACCATGCCCTCCAGATCGATGCGACCACGCTCACGAGCCACGAGGCTCCCTACGAGCTCGTGGCGATGATGCGCGCATCCACGGCGGTGCTGGGACCACTCCTCGCGCGCCTTGGCCTGGCCCGAGTCGCCCTGCCCGGCGGCTGCAACATCGGTTCGCGAAAGATCGACATGCACATGCACGGACTGGAGGCGCTCGGCGTGGTGATGGAGCTTGCGCACGGCTACATCAGTGCCTCCGTGCCCGAAACGGGGCTGCAAGGTGCCCATACGATTCTCGACTTTCCTAGTGTCGGTGCGACCGAGAACCTGCTGATGGCCGCGGTGACGGCGTCGGGTACGACCATCATCGAGAACGCGGCCCGTGAGCCCGAGATCGGCGATCTGGCTGACTTTCTCGTCTCGATGGGCGCCCGGATCACCGGGATCGGGTCTTCGGTGCTCACGGTCGAGGGCGTGGACGTGCTCTCGCCCGTCGAACACAGGGTCGTGGGCGACCGGATCGAGGCGGGGACGTTTTTGGTCGCCGGGGCGATGACGGGCGGTCCCGTCACCGTCACGGGATTCGATCCCGCTCATCTTGAGATCGTGCTGCGTAAGCTCGTGGAATGTGGCTGCGATCTGGATGTGGGTGTCGATCGGGTCACGGTGAGCCGGACGGGACCCGTGCGCTCCGTCGAGGTGCAGACACTCCCGTTCCCCGGCTTTCCCACCGACATGCAAGCGCAGTTCATGGCCATGCTGACGGTGGCCCAAGGCGGGGCCATCATCACCGAGAACGTGTTCGAGAACCGGTTCATGTGTGCGGGTGAGCTGGGTCGAATGGGCGCGGACATCCGCATCGAGGGGCATCACGCGCTCGTCAAGGGAGTCGATGAGCTCTCGGGGGCCCCTGTGAAGAGTACTGACCTACGAGGCGGGGCTGCGCTGGTTCTAGCGGGCCTCATAGCGCAGGGCGAAACAGTCGTGACCGAGATCGAACACATCGACCGAGGCTACGAGCGCTTCTGTGACAAGCTGGCCGCGCTGGGCGCCAACATCATGCGACGCTCGGACGTGACCGACTTCGACGGGGCCTGCTGA
- the fabZ gene encoding 3-hydroxyacyl-ACP dehydratase FabZ codes for MLDRTAIEAIIPHRDPFLLLDRVEEYVPGESAVGYLEVREAMFWVPGHFPAYAVMPGVLIVEALAQAGAVALLSMPENQGRLAFFAGIDKVRFKRQVVPGETLRLECRIVRSRGPIGFGEAVATVEGELAVSGELMFAVK; via the coding sequence ATGCTCGACCGCACTGCGATTGAGGCCATCATTCCTCACAGGGACCCGTTCTTGTTGCTCGACCGGGTTGAGGAGTACGTGCCCGGCGAAAGCGCCGTGGGCTATCTGGAGGTCCGTGAGGCGATGTTCTGGGTGCCCGGTCACTTCCCGGCCTACGCGGTGATGCCCGGCGTCCTGATAGTGGAGGCGCTCGCGCAGGCCGGTGCGGTCGCGCTGCTGTCGATGCCCGAGAATCAGGGACGGCTGGCGTTCTTCGCCGGCATCGACAAAGTGCGCTTCAAGCGCCAAGTCGTGCCGGGCGAGACGCTTCGGCTGGAGTGTCGCATCGTCCGCTCGCGCGGTCCGATCGGCTTCGGCGAGGCCGTCGCGACTGTCGAGGGAGAACTCGCCGTGTCGGGCGAGTTGATGTTCGCGGTAAAATAG